One Lemur catta isolate mLemCat1 chromosome 15, mLemCat1.pri, whole genome shotgun sequence genomic window carries:
- the NT5C gene encoding 5'(3')-deoxyribonucleotidase, cytosolic type — translation MAARPVRVLVDMDGVLADFEAGLLRGFRRRFPGEPHVPLEQRRGFLAREQYRALRPDLADKVASVYEAPGFFLDLEPIPGALEAMREMNDMQDTEVFICTSPLLKYDHCVGEKYRWVEQHLGPQFVERIILTRDKTVVLGDLLIDDKDAIQGQEETPSWEHILFTCYHNQHLVLPPTRRRLLSWSDNWREIIDSKREAAQREPAGPAVGRS, via the exons ATGGCGGCGCGGCCCGTGCGCGTGCTGGTGGACATGGACGGCGTGCTGGCCGACTTCGAGGCCGGCCTCCTGCGGGGCTTCCGCCGCCGCTTCCCCGGGGAGCCGCACGTGCCGCTGGAGCAGCGCCGCGGCTTCCTCGCGCGCGAGCAGTACCGAGCCCTGCGGCCCGACCTGGCG GACAAAGTGGCCAGTGTGTATGAAGCCCCGGGCTTTTTCCTAGACTTGGAGCCCATCCCGGGGGCCTTGGAAGCCATGCGGGAGATGAATGACATGCAAGA CACCGAGGTCTTCATCTGCACCAGCCCTCTGCTGAAGTATGACCACTGTGTGGGTGAGAAG TACCGCTGGGTGGAGCAGCACCTGGGGCCCCAGTTTGTGGAGCGAATTATCCTGACAAGGGACAAGACAGTGGTCTTGGGGGACCTGCTCATTGATGACAAGGACGCCATTCAAG GTCAAGAGGAGACCCCAAGCTGGGAGCACATCTTGTTCACCTGCTATCACAACCAGCACCTTGTCCTGCCCCCCACCAGGAGGCGGCTGCTCTCCTGGAGTGACAACTGGAGAGAGATCATAGACAGCAAGCGGGAAGCTGCGCAGCGGGAGCCGGCGGGCCCTGCGGTGGGCAGAAGCTGA